One segment of Clostridium ljungdahlii DSM 13528 DNA contains the following:
- a CDS encoding helix-turn-helix domain-containing protein has protein sequence MKDIHLLFCIISLFTGVSSISISYFIYNSNKKKSLKFFIVLNFSFFAVQNSITLGLYSKYVIQVSSFIPCLSKFLDIVGTSFSSLSGLFLINYLFGIEITNFKKTLFISIFVFQFVGITIYYLFSAYYIFKFVVRASIIAVIVYELFIGLTTYKQVVNKDLRQAIKSFILLTIVFLPLIIFESYSSYIHFIKNMDILKIAALPSYFLAINIFNLKLVLKYFNAPAFIANNKLTDYFKQKYDITEKQGEIIELIMEGVTYKQIAEKLFISPKTVDNHIQNIYKKLNVNSKMQLSNFIRSNEK, from the coding sequence ATGAAAGATATTCATTTACTATTTTGTATTATTTCATTATTCACAGGTGTATCATCTATTTCAATTTCCTATTTTATCTACAATAGTAATAAAAAAAAGTCTCTAAAATTTTTCATAGTCTTGAATTTTTCTTTTTTTGCTGTTCAAAATTCAATAACATTAGGACTATACTCAAAATATGTAATTCAAGTAAGTTCATTTATTCCATGCTTATCTAAGTTTTTAGATATTGTTGGCACATCATTTAGTTCTTTATCAGGATTGTTCTTAATAAATTATCTTTTTGGCATAGAAATAACAAATTTTAAAAAAACATTATTCATTTCTATTTTTGTATTTCAATTTGTAGGAATAACAATATACTACTTATTTAGCGCCTACTATATTTTTAAGTTTGTAGTACGAGCTTCTATTATTGCTGTAATTGTATACGAATTATTTATTGGACTAACAACTTATAAACAGGTTGTGAATAAAGATTTAAGACAAGCAATAAAATCTTTTATTTTATTAACTATAGTATTTCTGCCTTTAATAATATTCGAATCATATAGTTCTTACATTCATTTCATTAAAAATATGGATATTTTAAAAATAGCAGCACTTCCTTCTTATTTCCTTGCAATTAATATTTTTAATCTTAAACTGGTTTTAAAATATTTTAACGCTCCAGCATTTATTGCTAATAATAAACTTACAGATTACTTTAAGCAAAAATATGACATTACAGAAAAGCAAGGTGAGATTATAGAACTTATCATGGAAGGAGTAACATATAAACAAATTGCTGAAAAACTTTTTATATCCCCTAAGACCGTTGATAATCATATACAAAATATTTATAAAAAATTAAATGTTAATAGTAAAATGCAGTTATCAAATTTTATACGTTCAAATGAAAAATAA